From Streptomyces sp. TLI_105, the proteins below share one genomic window:
- a CDS encoding ABC transporter family substrate-binding protein, with product MSQIGAPRGRTCSRSPRSRTLRSVATLTSAVLAVTVLAGCSSDDEADEAPVAAQDKAPAARDRVADGGTLRWAVDTLPTTLNTFQADADGTTSRIAGAVLPSLYTLDERGRPQLDPDYLESAQVVETEPKQVVLYKLNQQAVWSDGREIGAPDFVAQWRALSGRDTAYWTARNSGYERIEKIERGKNDLEVRVTFAKPYADWQSLFTPLYPKQVMGSPNTFNDGARTTLKATAGPFLLKAIDRKSGDVTLTRNPRWWGQQAKLDSLVLKAVPRADRPDALAAGSLDLAEIDRSTAERISLALRDARAGRNGAQAALAHGPGAAITPSKALRSWALAHGSDEKAAEAKAARKKNQEAIERYASAQDALAKYVVRKSLEPAYTQLSLNGESGPLADERVRRAVARAINRQELAESVLKPLGLPANPPGSHLALAGQAAYADSSDALGDQDTKEAQALLSDAGWVPGGALRKPAGTKAGSESEKKESEKKEKKEAEKKDEGSTDAKKRNDDTASDEGLYIVGDDKPGDRRAAPAIGANGPENGTGPLAPASDAARQSAALLARAEALDTGTGASARAAQSAPKPDHGVAGAYAPRGTAAPVTAPDAAKALGKDGKALSLRFVLPSGPGSESLRAVGDRIVRMLDAVGIRTEVTKVSDDSFFKDHVASGDYDLALYSWPASAFPATDARPIFAKPEPASDGSLLVEQNYSRVGTDRIDQLFDQAAGTLDEEEAHELVRQADARIWAAAGSIPLYQRPQLVAARADLVNAGAWGLGTPRYQDIGFKKPESSNGAERNR from the coding sequence ATGTCCCAGATCGGCGCCCCTCGCGGGAGGACATGCTCCAGGAGCCCCCGCTCCCGCACGCTCCGCTCCGTCGCCACCCTCACCAGCGCGGTCCTCGCCGTCACCGTCCTCGCCGGCTGCAGCTCCGACGACGAGGCCGACGAGGCCCCCGTCGCGGCCCAGGACAAGGCGCCCGCGGCCCGCGACCGGGTCGCGGACGGCGGCACCCTGCGCTGGGCGGTCGACACGCTGCCCACCACGCTCAACACCTTCCAGGCCGACGCCGACGGCACCACCTCGCGCATCGCCGGAGCCGTGCTCCCCTCCCTCTACACGCTCGACGAGCGCGGTCGGCCGCAGCTCGACCCCGACTACCTGGAGTCCGCGCAGGTCGTCGAGACCGAGCCCAAGCAGGTCGTCCTCTACAAGCTCAACCAGCAGGCGGTCTGGAGCGACGGCCGCGAGATCGGCGCCCCGGACTTCGTGGCCCAGTGGCGTGCGCTGAGCGGCCGTGACACCGCGTACTGGACCGCCCGCAACTCCGGCTACGAGCGGATCGAGAAGATCGAGCGGGGCAAGAACGACCTGGAGGTGCGGGTCACCTTCGCCAAGCCCTACGCCGACTGGCAGTCCCTCTTCACGCCCCTCTACCCCAAGCAGGTGATGGGCTCCCCGAACACCTTCAACGACGGGGCGCGCACCACCCTCAAGGCCACTGCAGGACCGTTCCTGCTCAAGGCGATCGACCGGAAGAGCGGCGACGTCACCCTCACCCGCAACCCCCGCTGGTGGGGGCAGCAGGCCAAGCTCGACAGCCTCGTCCTCAAGGCCGTCCCCCGCGCCGACCGGCCCGACGCGCTCGCCGCGGGCAGTCTCGACCTGGCCGAGATCGACCGGTCCACCGCCGAGCGGATCTCCCTCGCCCTCCGGGACGCCCGCGCCGGCCGGAACGGCGCCCAGGCCGCCCTCGCCCACGGCCCCGGCGCCGCGATCACCCCCTCCAAGGCCCTGCGGTCCTGGGCCCTCGCCCACGGCTCCGACGAGAAGGCGGCGGAGGCCAAGGCCGCCCGCAAGAAGAACCAGGAGGCCATCGAGCGGTACGCGAGCGCCCAGGACGCCCTGGCGAAGTACGTGGTCCGCAAGTCCCTGGAGCCCGCCTACACCCAGCTCTCGCTGAACGGCGAGTCCGGCCCGCTGGCCGACGAGCGGGTCCGGCGCGCGGTGGCCCGCGCCATCAACCGCCAGGAACTGGCCGAATCCGTACTGAAGCCGCTCGGCCTCCCCGCGAACCCCCCCGGCAGCCACCTCGCCCTCGCGGGCCAGGCGGCGTACGCGGACAGCAGCGACGCGCTCGGCGACCAGGACACCAAGGAGGCGCAGGCGCTCCTCTCCGACGCGGGCTGGGTCCCGGGCGGCGCGCTCCGGAAGCCCGCCGGCACCAAGGCGGGCAGCGAGTCGGAGAAGAAGGAGTCCGAGAAGAAGGAGAAGAAGGAGGCGGAGAAGAAGGACGAGGGCTCCACCGACGCCAAGAAGAGGAACGACGACACCGCCTCCGACGAGGGCCTCTACATCGTCGGCGACGACAAGCCCGGCGACCGCCGTGCCGCCCCCGCCATCGGCGCGAACGGCCCCGAGAACGGCACCGGCCCCCTCGCCCCGGCCTCCGACGCCGCCCGCCAGAGCGCCGCCCTCCTCGCCCGCGCCGAGGCGCTCGACACCGGAACCGGCGCCAGTGCCCGCGCCGCCCAGTCGGCCCCCAAGCCGGACCACGGCGTGGCCGGCGCCTACGCCCCGCGCGGCACCGCCGCCCCCGTGACCGCCCCCGACGCCGCCAAGGCCCTCGGCAAGGACGGCAAGGCCCTCAGCCTCCGCTTCGTCCTGCCGTCCGGGCCCGGCTCCGAGTCGCTGCGGGCGGTCGGGGACCGGATCGTCCGGATGCTCGACGCCGTCGGGATCCGCACCGAGGTCACCAAGGTCTCCGACGACAGCTTCTTCAAGGACCACGTGGCCTCGGGCGACTACGACCTGGCCCTCTACTCCTGGCCGGCCTCCGCCTTCCCGGCGACCGACGCCCGCCCGATCTTCGCCAAGCCCGAGCCGGCCTCGGACGGCTCGCTCCTCGTCGAGCAGAACTACTCCCGGGTCGGCACCGACCGCATCGACCAGCTCTTCGACCAGGCGGCGGGGACGCTCGACGAGGAGGAGGCCCACGAGCTGGTGCGCCAGGCCGACGCCCGGATCTGGGCCGCGGCCGGATCCATCCCCCTCTACCAGCGCCCGCAGCTCGTCGCCGCCAGGGCCGATCTCGTGAACGCCGGGGCCTGGGGGCTCGGCACTCCCCGCTACCAGGACATCGGCTTCAAGAAGCCCGAATCCTCCAACGGTGCCGAACGAAACCGCTGA
- a CDS encoding fumarate reductase/succinate dehydrogenase flavoprotein subunit, whose protein sequence is MSSVERQRWDVVVVGAGGAGLRAAIEARRAGARTAVICKSLFGKAHTVMAEGGIAASMANANEHDDWKTHFRDTMRGGKFLNQWRMAELHAQEAPERVWELETWGALFDRTPDGRISQRNFGGHEYPRLAHVGDRTGLELLRTLQQKVVGLQQEDHRETGDHEARLKVFQEFTVTRVLKDGDGRVAGVFCYERESGRFLVLEAPAVVLATGGIGKSFKVTSNSWEYTGDGHALALLAGAPLVNMEFVQFHPTGMVWPPSVKGILVTESVRGDGGVLRNSEGRRFMFDYVPDVFKEKYAESEEEGDRWYEDPDHNRRPPELLPRDEVARAINAEVKAGRGSPHGGVFLDVSTRMPAETIRRRLPSMYHQFKELADVDITAEAMEVGPTCHYVMGGVAVDSETAATVGVPGLFAAGEVAGGMHGSNRLGGNSLSDLLVFGRRAGLHAARYAAGAAAAEVGEEAVEAARTEALAPFREGPAENPYTLHQELQQTMNDLVGIIRREGEMVEALARIAALRERAGRIAVEGHRQFNPGWHLALDLRNMLLVSECVARAALERTESRGGHTREDRPAMERSWRPVNLLCRAEDGGIVLERVRTEPIRPDLLALFEKEELAKYLAEEELDA, encoded by the coding sequence GTGAGCTCCGTGGAACGGCAGCGGTGGGACGTGGTCGTGGTCGGCGCGGGCGGCGCCGGGCTGCGGGCCGCGATCGAGGCGCGCCGGGCCGGCGCGCGCACCGCCGTCATCTGCAAGTCCCTCTTCGGCAAGGCGCACACGGTGATGGCCGAGGGCGGCATCGCCGCCTCCATGGCGAACGCCAACGAGCACGACGACTGGAAGACGCACTTCCGGGACACCATGCGCGGCGGGAAGTTCCTCAACCAGTGGCGGATGGCCGAGCTGCACGCCCAGGAGGCCCCCGAGCGGGTCTGGGAGCTGGAGACCTGGGGCGCGCTCTTCGACCGGACCCCGGACGGCCGTATCTCGCAGCGCAACTTCGGCGGCCACGAGTACCCCCGGCTCGCGCACGTCGGCGACCGCACCGGCCTCGAACTGCTGCGGACCCTCCAGCAGAAGGTCGTCGGGCTCCAGCAGGAGGACCACCGGGAGACCGGCGACCACGAGGCGCGCCTGAAGGTCTTCCAGGAGTTCACCGTCACCCGCGTCCTGAAGGACGGGGACGGGAGGGTCGCCGGGGTCTTCTGCTACGAACGGGAGAGCGGGCGCTTCCTCGTCCTGGAGGCGCCCGCGGTCGTCCTCGCGACCGGCGGCATCGGCAAGTCCTTCAAGGTGACCTCGAACTCCTGGGAGTACACGGGCGACGGCCACGCGCTGGCCCTGCTCGCGGGGGCGCCCCTGGTGAACATGGAGTTCGTGCAGTTCCATCCGACCGGCATGGTCTGGCCGCCGTCGGTGAAGGGGATCCTGGTCACCGAGTCCGTACGCGGCGACGGCGGGGTGCTGCGGAACTCCGAGGGCCGGCGCTTCATGTTCGACTACGTCCCCGACGTCTTCAAGGAGAAGTACGCCGAGTCGGAGGAGGAGGGCGACCGCTGGTACGAGGACCCCGACCACAACCGGCGCCCGCCCGAGCTGCTGCCGCGCGACGAGGTGGCGCGGGCCATCAACGCCGAGGTGAAGGCGGGGCGCGGCTCCCCGCACGGCGGGGTGTTCCTGGACGTGTCGACCCGGATGCCGGCGGAGACGATCCGGCGCCGGCTGCCCTCGATGTACCACCAGTTCAAGGAGCTGGCGGACGTCGACATCACGGCCGAGGCGATGGAGGTCGGGCCGACCTGCCACTACGTGATGGGCGGCGTCGCCGTCGACTCCGAGACGGCCGCCACGGTCGGGGTGCCCGGCCTCTTCGCGGCCGGCGAGGTCGCGGGCGGCATGCACGGCTCCAACCGGCTCGGCGGGAACTCCCTCTCCGACCTGCTGGTCTTCGGACGCCGGGCCGGGCTGCACGCGGCGCGGTACGCGGCGGGCGCGGCGGCCGCCGAGGTCGGCGAGGAGGCGGTGGAGGCGGCGCGGACGGAGGCGCTGGCCCCGTTCCGGGAGGGGCCCGCGGAGAACCCGTACACGCTCCACCAGGAGCTCCAGCAGACGATGAACGACCTCGTCGGGATCATCCGGCGGGAGGGCGAGATGGTCGAGGCCCTGGCGCGGATCGCCGCGCTGCGGGAGCGGGCCGGGCGGATCGCGGTCGAGGGGCACCGGCAGTTCAACCCCGGCTGGCACCTCGCCCTCGACCTGCGGAACATGCTGCTGGTCAGCGAGTGCGTCGCCCGGGCCGCCCTGGAGCGCACCGAGTCCCGGGGCGGGCACACCCGCGAGGACCGGCCGGCGATGGAGCGCTCCTGGCGCCCGGTGAACCTGCTCTGCCGGGCCGAGGACGGCGGAATCGTCCTGGAGCGGGTGCGCACCGAGCCCATCAGGCCCGATCTGCTCGCCCTCTTCGAGAAGGAGGAGCTGGCGAAGTACCTGGCGGAGGAGGAGCTGGACGCATGA
- a CDS encoding succinate dehydrogenase/fumarate reductase iron-sulfur subunit, translated as MSTYQAHFRIWRGDADGGELTDYTVEVHDGEVVLDIVHRLQATQTPDLAVRWNCKAGKCGSCSAEINGRPRLMCMTRMSVFTRDEVVTVTPMRAFPVVRDLVTDVSFNYAKAREIPAFVPPAGLGPGEYRMKQEDVDRSQEFRKCIECFLCQDTCHVVRDHEENKEAFAGPRFLMRIAELDMHPLDAAEEAGLDRRRTAQEEHGLGYCNITKCCTEVCPESIRITDNALIPLKERVVDRKYDPLVWLGKTIRRRKA; from the coding sequence ATGAGCACGTATCAGGCCCACTTCCGGATCTGGCGCGGCGACGCCGACGGCGGGGAGCTCACCGACTACACCGTCGAGGTGCACGACGGCGAGGTGGTCCTCGACATCGTGCACCGGCTCCAGGCCACCCAGACCCCCGACCTGGCCGTCCGCTGGAACTGCAAGGCGGGCAAGTGCGGGTCGTGCTCGGCCGAGATCAACGGCCGGCCCCGGCTGATGTGCATGACCCGGATGTCGGTCTTCACGCGGGACGAGGTGGTCACCGTCACCCCGATGCGGGCCTTCCCCGTCGTCCGCGACCTGGTCACGGACGTCTCCTTCAACTACGCGAAGGCCCGGGAGATCCCGGCGTTCGTCCCGCCCGCCGGGCTCGGCCCCGGCGAGTACCGGATGAAGCAGGAGGACGTCGACCGCTCGCAGGAGTTCCGGAAGTGCATCGAGTGCTTCCTGTGCCAGGACACCTGCCATGTGGTCCGCGACCACGAGGAGAACAAGGAGGCCTTCGCCGGACCCCGCTTCCTCATGCGGATCGCGGAGCTCGACATGCACCCCCTGGACGCGGCGGAGGAGGCCGGGCTCGACCGGCGACGGACCGCGCAGGAGGAGCACGGCCTCGGCTACTGCAACATCACCAAGTGCTGCACCGAGGTCTGCCCGGAGTCCATCCGGATCACCGACAACGCCCTGATCCCGCTGAAGGAGCGGGTCGTGGACCGGAAGTACGACCCGCTGGTCTGGCTCGGGAAGACGATCAGGCGGCGGAAGGCCTGA
- a CDS encoding transglutaminase domain-containing protein, whose translation MTSRLLMPVRTVRTTGADRAFRAPDAEGPAREVPGSTRPTPILDLAHPLVTALVARVLRESEARGAVTDRARLQVAHGILVTAVRPVYSVEDRRRVSRTLRLGRGSCSQRMAVLEAVARSLGVETRVRGLLVDGTFWYPRFPKLRAFVPEEVLLAWPEFRLDATDATDAARVSGAVAGAGPDPASTAWVPIAELFTGLAPGGHGGGFTNSGAETLFEAVARTTVDWDAPAACAGSAPCDLSAHLRTDLGRFSSRDELFDLHGQTLCRPARTLAEPVLGRWSAGAAA comes from the coding sequence ATGACCAGCCGTCTGCTGATGCCGGTCCGCACCGTCCGCACCACCGGGGCGGACCGCGCCTTCCGCGCTCCTGATGCGGAAGGGCCCGCGCGGGAGGTGCCCGGGTCCACCCGGCCCACCCCGATCCTGGACCTGGCGCATCCGCTCGTGACCGCGCTCGTGGCCCGGGTGCTGCGCGAGTCCGAGGCACGGGGAGCGGTCACCGACCGAGCCCGGCTCCAGGTGGCGCACGGCATCCTCGTCACCGCCGTGCGACCGGTGTACTCCGTCGAGGACCGGCGCCGGGTGTCGCGCACGCTGCGGCTCGGGCGCGGCTCGTGCAGCCAGCGGATGGCGGTCCTGGAGGCGGTGGCCCGGTCCCTCGGCGTGGAGACCCGGGTGCGCGGCCTGCTCGTCGACGGCACCTTCTGGTACCCGAGGTTCCCGAAGCTCCGCGCGTTCGTCCCGGAGGAGGTCCTGCTGGCCTGGCCGGAGTTCCGTCTCGACGCGACCGACGCGACCGACGCGGCCCGGGTTTCCGGGGCGGTCGCCGGTGCCGGTCCGGACCCGGCCTCCACCGCCTGGGTGCCGATCGCCGAGCTGTTCACGGGTCTCGCGCCGGGCGGGCACGGGGGCGGGTTCACCAACTCCGGGGCGGAGACGCTCTTCGAGGCCGTCGCCCGGACCACCGTCGACTGGGACGCGCCCGCCGCGTGCGCCGGCTCGGCCCCCTGCGACCTCTCCGCCCACCTCCGTACGGACCTCGGCCGCTTCTCCTCGCGCGACGAGCTGTTCGACCTCCACGGACAGACCCTGTGCCGCCCCGCCCGCACCCTCGCCGAGCCGGTCCTCGGCCGTTGGAGCGCGGGCGCGGCGGCCTGA